In Spirochaeta lutea, a single genomic region encodes these proteins:
- a CDS encoding tRNA dihydrouridine synthase, translating to MPRYTDAESAMAPKTPSIDVPLGFWRDLPRPFTLLAPMEDVTDIVFRDIVCEAGRPHVFFTEFIGAGHLVAGEREALRRTEYHPRQHPIVAQIWGNNPEDYYKAAVELGQRGFDGLDINMGCPQPKITKKGACSALITNPALAAELIAAAQEGARAYTAGTDRELPVSVKTRIGFSRPATAEWCGFLLDQGLAALSVHGRIAAQMSEGEADWREIRRVSDLRTGRNLPTLIIGNGDLHNHHQLKTYSQRFGAEGLMVGRGIFENLYIFRDLAKPEFTTFGESSREEHLGWARNHLKAYRDAYEGRRNFEIMKKFFKVYLQDFPGAEELRGRIMETHSYSEASALLDD from the coding sequence ATGCCCCGCTACACCGATGCTGAGTCTGCCATGGCACCCAAGACCCCTTCCATAGACGTTCCCCTGGGGTTTTGGCGGGATCTTCCCCGGCCATTTACCCTACTAGCTCCCATGGAGGATGTGACGGATATTGTTTTTAGGGATATCGTCTGTGAGGCGGGGAGGCCCCATGTATTTTTTACCGAGTTCATTGGGGCCGGGCATCTGGTGGCCGGTGAGCGGGAGGCTCTGCGCCGGACTGAGTATCATCCCCGGCAGCATCCTATTGTGGCGCAGATCTGGGGCAACAACCCCGAGGATTACTACAAGGCTGCGGTGGAGCTTGGTCAGCGGGGATTCGACGGCCTGGATATCAATATGGGTTGTCCCCAGCCGAAGATCACCAAAAAGGGAGCCTGCAGCGCCTTGATAACCAACCCCGCCCTGGCTGCCGAGCTGATTGCCGCCGCCCAGGAGGGTGCCCGCGCCTATACCGCCGGGACGGACCGGGAATTGCCGGTGAGTGTTAAAACCCGGATTGGGTTTTCCCGGCCTGCAACGGCTGAGTGGTGCGGATTCTTGCTGGACCAGGGTCTGGCAGCCCTGTCCGTCCATGGCCGGATTGCAGCCCAGATGTCAGAGGGTGAGGCGGATTGGCGGGAGATCCGCCGGGTCAGCGATCTGCGCACCGGCCGGAACCTGCCTACCCTGATCATCGGTAACGGGGACCTGCATAATCACCACCAGCTGAAAACCTACTCCCAGCGTTTCGGAGCCGAGGGGCTCATGGTAGGCCGGGGGATCTTCGAAAACCTCTATATCTTCCGGGATCTGGCGAAACCCGAGTTCACCACCTTCGGTGAGAGTTCCCGGGAGGAGCATCTGGGGTGGGCTCGGAACCACTTGAAGGCCTACCGGGATGCCTACGAGGGCCGGCGTAACTTCGAGATTATGAAAAAATTCTTCAAGGTCTACCTCCAGGACTTCCCCGGCGCGGAGGAGCTGCGTGGCCGGATCATGGAGACCCACAGCTATTCCGAGGCGTCAGCCCTGCTGGATGATTAA
- a CDS encoding class I SAM-dependent methyltransferase, with protein MSPDRDGWLEALNRRPLGRTLDAACGDGEFGEELLVDGTGMSFLAGFDPESDSVDQARRHFRAYAPPGLTFEFVHSGIENLADRAPHFAQPDSWDTVCLGIALHHLPDPHASLNLLWSWVRPGGRLIISEMVRDGLDPAQEVLRDLHHLKARVDSLLGISHRETYSRDELADLVQAATPGAVPWGANPTTPNHGDGGNSWTEACPSSCRDGFLIQTEDQVIWDPRDHARRIDFIGDYILHVKHHREYAALRRQVSRLEQEIARVGARRPPRLNMILEKEPS; from the coding sequence GTGAGTCCCGACCGTGATGGCTGGTTAGAGGCCCTGAACCGCCGCCCCCTGGGTCGTACCCTGGACGCTGCCTGCGGTGACGGAGAGTTCGGCGAGGAGCTTCTGGTTGACGGAACCGGCATGTCTTTTCTTGCAGGCTTCGATCCCGAGAGCGACTCCGTCGATCAGGCTCGCCGACACTTCCGCGCCTACGCCCCCCCGGGACTGACATTCGAGTTTGTTCACTCCGGTATTGAGAATCTCGCGGATCGGGCTCCCCATTTTGCTCAGCCCGATAGTTGGGACACGGTGTGCCTGGGAATCGCCCTGCACCATCTTCCCGATCCCCATGCATCTCTCAACCTCTTATGGTCCTGGGTTCGGCCCGGGGGGCGGCTGATTATCAGCGAGATGGTCCGAGATGGCCTGGACCCGGCACAGGAGGTTCTCCGGGATCTGCACCATCTCAAGGCCAGGGTGGACTCTCTGCTGGGTATAAGTCACCGGGAAACCTACTCCCGGGATGAACTGGCAGACCTGGTCCAGGCGGCCACCCCCGGGGCTGTTCCCTGGGGTGCTAACCCCACCACGCCTAACCATGGAGATGGCGGTAATTCCTGGACTGAGGCCTGCCCGAGCAGCTGTCGGGATGGTTTTCTCATCCAGACCGAGGATCAGGTAATCTGGGATCCCCGGGACCATGCCCGGCGGATCGATTTTATTGGGGATTACATCCTCCATGTGAAACATCATAGGGAGTATGCAGCCCTCCGGCGTCAGGTCAGCCGGCTGGAGCAGGAGATCGCCCGGGTAGGCGCCCGCCGGCCGCCTCGACTGAATATGATCCTGGAAAAGGAGCCTTCGTAA
- the mnmA gene encoding tRNA 2-thiouridine(34) synthase MnmA, which produces MKAAVLLSGGVDSSVALWEVKKRGYTDITAFYLKIWLEDDVSYLGECPWEEDLSYARAVCEQAGVPLEVVSLQTEYFNKVVEYALAELRLGRTPSPDIFCNQRIKFGAFFDRVQGDFDVAVSGHYGVVEHDEAGYAHLHRAPDPVKDQTYFLSHLSQDQLRRLWFPIGSMQKSQVRALAQELDLPNKDRKDSQGICFLGKIKYPDFVRHYLGEQPGEIRELETGKVLGPHRGFWFHTIGQRSGLGLGNGPWYVVQKDPAANIVYVSHQEHVADQTRSSFEVAELTWLYGTNPDTGLPSMPGISSIDDLNANLTAKLRHGPELVGCRLDWVADSPGPAGATQPVEDSVQATRPADGLSPEAPRGAGASVQVTSPADGPGVGVSTSQAANSPQATHQAKELSPTQAANPPQAAQEAKELSPTQAARPPQSESPPFIRPNPGFRLRVTLDVPDRGVAPGQFAVFYHGTECLGSGKIQEFWT; this is translated from the coding sequence ATGAAAGCAGCAGTCCTCCTCTCGGGAGGGGTCGACAGCTCAGTGGCACTGTGGGAAGTAAAAAAGCGCGGCTACACGGATATTACTGCCTTTTACCTGAAGATTTGGCTCGAGGATGATGTGTCCTACCTGGGGGAGTGTCCCTGGGAGGAGGATTTGTCCTATGCCCGGGCGGTCTGTGAGCAGGCGGGGGTGCCTCTTGAGGTGGTGAGCCTTCAAACCGAGTATTTTAATAAAGTTGTTGAGTATGCCCTGGCGGAGCTCCGTTTGGGCCGTACGCCGAGTCCGGATATTTTTTGTAATCAGCGGATCAAGTTCGGGGCCTTTTTTGATAGGGTCCAGGGTGATTTTGATGTGGCGGTCTCGGGGCATTATGGTGTGGTGGAGCATGATGAGGCGGGGTACGCCCATCTGCATCGGGCTCCCGACCCGGTGAAGGATCAGACCTACTTCCTCAGCCATCTGAGCCAGGATCAGCTCCGGCGGCTCTGGTTTCCCATCGGTTCCATGCAGAAGAGCCAGGTGCGCGCTCTGGCCCAGGAGCTGGATTTGCCCAACAAGGATCGCAAGGATAGCCAGGGGATCTGCTTTCTGGGCAAGATCAAATACCCCGACTTCGTCCGCCACTACCTGGGAGAGCAGCCCGGGGAGATCCGGGAGCTGGAGACCGGCAAGGTCCTGGGGCCCCACAGGGGCTTCTGGTTCCACACCATCGGCCAGCGCAGCGGCCTGGGCCTGGGTAACGGTCCCTGGTACGTGGTGCAGAAGGATCCGGCGGCCAACATCGTCTACGTGAGCCACCAGGAGCACGTGGCCGATCAGACCCGCTCCAGCTTCGAGGTGGCGGAGCTCACCTGGCTCTACGGTACCAACCCTGACACCGGGCTGCCCTCCATGCCGGGAATTTCCTCTATAGATGATTTGAATGCCAATCTCACCGCCAAGCTCCGCCATGGCCCCGAGCTGGTGGGCTGCCGCCTTGACTGGGTGGCTGATAGTCCGGGTCCTGCGGGGGCAACCCAGCCGGTTGAGGACTCGGTTCAGGCAACGCGCCCGGCCGATGGGCTGAGCCCGGAGGCGCCGCGAGGGGCCGGGGCCTCGGTTCAGGTAACGAGCCCGGCCGATGGGCCGGGGGTAGGGGTGAGCACCTCTCAGGCCGCGAATTCGCCCCAAGCAACGCACCAGGCTAAAGAGCTGAGTCCCACCCAGGCCGCGAATCCGCCCCAGGCAGCGCAAGAGGCTAAAGAGCTGAGTCCCACCCAGGCCGCGCGGCCCCCCCAATCCGAATCCCCACCTTTCATCCGGCCGAACCCCGGTTTCCGCCTCCGGGTAACCCTGGACGTACCCGACCGGGGCGTTGCTCCCGGGCAGTTCGCCGTGTTCTACCACGGTACCGAGTGTCTGGGCAGCGGCAAGATCCAGGAATTCTGGACGTGA
- a CDS encoding NAD(P)-dependent alcohol dehydrogenase, whose product MKAVLFKKGRNPNELLVVGEAEKPVPTRDDEVVIQVHASSVNAADYRMMKMGIAPKSKIFGADIAGVVESVGSRVVRFKPGDEIIGDLSNAGFGGFAEYAVAPEGVLAPKPSRLSFAEAAALPLAGGTALQALRMGMVSPGKRVLIVGSSGGVGSYALQLSKHFGAVVTGVCSPGNMEQVRGLGADRVIDYSRDGFDDEYGVYDVIIAINGSYSLVTYKRCLAPGGVCVCAGGSLGQIFRSLLFGRFLSLGSKKFRVLSAKGTAEDLLTLARIADEGGIRPVIEAEYPLAETPQAVGHVISGHARGKVVIRVP is encoded by the coding sequence ATGAAAGCAGTCTTGTTTAAAAAAGGGCGGAATCCGAATGAACTCCTGGTAGTTGGAGAGGCAGAAAAACCCGTACCTACCAGGGATGACGAAGTGGTAATACAGGTTCACGCGTCATCGGTTAATGCCGCTGATTACCGCATGATGAAGATGGGGATAGCACCCAAATCCAAGATATTCGGAGCGGATATCGCCGGGGTCGTGGAATCTGTGGGGAGCCGGGTGGTGCGCTTTAAACCCGGGGATGAGATTATCGGGGATCTTTCGAACGCAGGGTTCGGGGGATTTGCCGAGTATGCGGTAGCACCCGAAGGGGTTCTGGCGCCAAAACCATCACGCCTATCCTTCGCTGAGGCGGCAGCCCTGCCCCTGGCAGGGGGCACAGCCCTGCAGGCTCTGAGAATGGGAATGGTCTCACCGGGGAAAAGGGTGCTGATTGTGGGAAGCAGCGGCGGGGTGGGTAGCTATGCCCTTCAGCTTTCTAAGCATTTCGGCGCCGTAGTGACCGGGGTTTGCAGCCCGGGGAATATGGAGCAGGTACGGGGATTGGGCGCTGATCGGGTCATTGATTATTCCCGGGATGGGTTTGATGATGAATACGGTGTGTACGATGTAATTATTGCAATTAACGGGAGTTACTCCCTTGTAACCTATAAACGGTGTCTTGCCCCAGGGGGCGTTTGTGTGTGTGCCGGGGGATCCCTGGGACAGATTTTCAGATCCCTCCTGTTCGGAAGATTCCTTTCCTTGGGTTCAAAAAAATTCCGAGTGTTAAGTGCCAAGGGGACGGCGGAGGATTTGTTGACCCTCGCACGGATAGCTGATGAAGGGGGGATACGCCCTGTCATCGAGGCTGAATACCCCTTAGCCGAAACACCCCAGGCAGTCGGACACGTTATCTCCGGGCATGCCCGGGGAAAGGTGGTCATCCGGGTACCATAG
- the dusA gene encoding tRNA dihydrouridine(20/20a) synthase DusA, whose protein sequence is MMTCSGRPDPDTPRLPMASGIQAYSHSSAADGDSRAVKADPAIIQGRPLRPILPAPVSVAPMIDKTHRHFRRFLRLLTRRTLLYTEMITAAAIIHGDRHRLLDFDPVERPLALQLGGGNPEEMAEAVRIAQDWDYDEINLNVGCPSDRVQNGDFGACLMAEGDLVARLVSAMVSNTNKPVTVKHRIGIRSYTRHIEMERYDQMVDFIRTVSRAGAERYTVHARIAILEGLSPKENRDIPPLRYPDVYRLKQEHPELFVEINGGIKSHHAIAEHLRHVDAVMVGRASYDDPYLFSEMDRRYFGVQDRTWPDGGAVIPSRREVIQGFFQYLRVQAEEGLNPRNLVWPILELFSGKPGTRRWKQRLSRPIPRGWSLDDYLSDAFDAAPEDWLDVRGLEDRGDLA, encoded by the coding sequence ATGATGACATGTTCCGGTAGACCCGATCCTGATACCCCCCGCCTGCCCATGGCATCCGGGATCCAGGCCTATTCACATTCTTCCGCAGCCGATGGTGACAGCCGGGCCGTGAAGGCGGACCCTGCGATAATCCAGGGTAGGCCTCTGCGCCCCATTCTTCCCGCCCCGGTTTCTGTGGCCCCCATGATCGACAAGACCCACCGGCATTTCCGGCGGTTCCTTCGCCTGCTCACCCGGCGGACCCTCCTATACACCGAGATGATCACTGCGGCGGCGATTATCCACGGAGACCGGCACCGGCTCCTGGATTTTGACCCGGTGGAGCGGCCCCTGGCCCTGCAGCTGGGGGGCGGGAATCCCGAGGAGATGGCCGAGGCGGTGCGGATTGCCCAGGATTGGGATTATGACGAAATCAACCTGAATGTGGGGTGTCCCTCCGACCGGGTCCAGAACGGCGATTTCGGTGCCTGTCTTATGGCCGAGGGTGATTTAGTAGCCCGGCTGGTTTCCGCTATGGTTTCAAATACCAATAAACCGGTAACGGTTAAGCACCGCATTGGAATCCGCTCCTACACCCGCCACATCGAGATGGAGCGCTATGACCAGATGGTGGATTTCATCCGGACAGTCAGCCGTGCCGGGGCCGAACGCTACACGGTGCATGCCCGGATCGCCATTCTCGAGGGGTTGAGCCCCAAGGAGAACCGTGATATTCCGCCCCTTCGATACCCCGATGTCTACCGGCTGAAACAGGAGCATCCCGAGTTGTTCGTAGAAATCAACGGCGGTATTAAGTCCCACCATGCTATAGCGGAGCATCTCAGGCATGTGGATGCGGTTATGGTAGGCCGGGCCAGTTACGACGATCCCTACCTCTTTTCGGAGATGGATAGGCGGTACTTCGGGGTGCAGGACCGGACATGGCCCGACGGCGGGGCTGTGATTCCCAGCCGCCGGGAGGTTATCCAGGGATTCTTCCAGTATCTCCGGGTTCAGGCCGAGGAAGGGCTCAATCCGCGCAATCTTGTGTGGCCGATATTGGAGCTGTTCAGCGGCAAGCCCGGAACCCGGCGCTGGAAGCAGCGGCTCTCCCGGCCGATTCCCCGGGGATGGTCCCTGGACGATTATCTATCAGATGCCTTTGATGCAGCCCCCGAGGACTGGCTGGATGTCCGAGGCTTAGAAGACCGGGGAGACCTGGCGTGA